One genomic region from Chthonomonas calidirosea T49 encodes:
- the lnt gene encoding apolipoprotein N-acyltransferase: MIAEEIGSKTEPTRTVPPRTPWGLRLALLSGLLLWLANPPAGLWPLAWVALAPLVVSVLRARHFAQAAWRGYLFGWAFLGPLWYWIGLTISAWTGSAIGWIAWFGLTFILAGFFALWAGVAWWLDRNVPEQWAVTALAAAWVVMEWARTLGPLSMPWAQLSYTQYRFLPILQIADFTGAYGVSFLMMLVNGALAYFWMGRDQPLRPRRLWAACTLSVMVCLYGLARLQQHDVGPSLQVADLQTNVSSYQTPSPATQLQIMNHLAMKAKAHAPAPQLYVFPESASPYDPIQNPSGYLFFQQLAKTTNAAILTGAEIYAKGADHNAAVLFAPELAHPQVYFKQQLVPFGEFIPFRSLLSPLFGRLFNFPTTDLTPGRHGRPLQTTLSNGVSLTIGPFICYESMYPARVRSFTRRGASLLVTISNDSWFLSRAAMQQHLAAVVLRAIENRRQVVRSTTTGITCMIDAEGHLLARLPINQEGFLVHPMCLLHGQTPYVRFGDWFVGLCALLLGGLFIVQTWKRKADQP, encoded by the coding sequence ATGATCGCAGAAGAGATAGGCTCCAAGACGGAGCCAACCCGAACGGTGCCTCCCCGAACGCCATGGGGGCTACGACTGGCACTTCTGTCTGGCCTCCTACTCTGGCTGGCCAACCCTCCTGCGGGACTATGGCCACTCGCTTGGGTCGCCCTGGCACCTCTTGTTGTGAGCGTTTTAAGAGCCCGCCATTTCGCTCAGGCCGCATGGCGAGGCTATCTTTTCGGCTGGGCTTTCCTCGGCCCTCTCTGGTATTGGATAGGGCTTACGATCAGCGCGTGGACTGGCTCCGCCATCGGCTGGATCGCCTGGTTCGGTCTGACCTTCATTTTAGCGGGTTTCTTCGCGCTGTGGGCAGGTGTCGCTTGGTGGCTCGACCGCAATGTGCCCGAACAGTGGGCCGTCACCGCACTGGCGGCGGCCTGGGTGGTCATGGAGTGGGCCCGTACACTTGGCCCCCTTAGCATGCCTTGGGCACAGTTGAGCTATACCCAATATCGGTTCCTACCCATTCTGCAAATCGCGGATTTCACCGGAGCTTACGGGGTAAGTTTTCTTATGATGCTCGTAAACGGGGCGCTCGCCTATTTTTGGATGGGGCGTGATCAGCCCCTCCGACCACGACGGCTCTGGGCCGCTTGTACCCTTAGCGTTATGGTCTGCCTCTATGGCCTTGCACGCCTACAACAACACGATGTTGGGCCTTCGCTCCAAGTAGCCGATCTGCAGACAAACGTCTCCTCCTACCAAACTCCATCGCCTGCCACACAACTTCAAATCATGAACCATCTTGCAATGAAAGCTAAGGCCCATGCACCCGCCCCGCAGCTGTATGTGTTTCCAGAATCCGCCTCTCCCTACGACCCGATTCAGAATCCGTCAGGCTATCTTTTCTTCCAGCAACTCGCCAAGACCACAAACGCCGCTATTCTCACTGGAGCCGAAATCTACGCAAAGGGAGCCGATCATAATGCGGCTGTTCTGTTTGCACCCGAACTTGCACATCCCCAGGTGTATTTTAAGCAGCAGCTTGTCCCATTTGGAGAGTTCATTCCGTTCCGCAGCCTTCTCTCTCCCCTTTTTGGGCGTCTTTTTAACTTCCCGACAACCGATCTTACGCCAGGCCGCCATGGACGGCCGCTGCAAACAACTCTCTCTAACGGGGTTTCGTTGACCATCGGCCCATTTATCTGCTACGAGTCTATGTATCCCGCCCGTGTTCGCTCCTTCACGCGGCGAGGAGCCTCCCTTCTAGTCACCATCAGCAACGATTCTTGGTTTCTTAGCCGTGCCGCCATGCAACAACATCTGGCGGCCGTAGTGTTAAGAGCCATCGAAAACCGCCGCCAAGTGGTGCGCTCCACCACCACCGGTATAACCTGCATGATAGACGCTGAAGGTCATCTGCTGGCGAGGCTGCCCATCAATCAAGAAGGTTTCTTGGTCCATCCCATGTGTCTCTTGCACGGGCAGACTCCCTACGTCCGTTTCGGAGACTGGTTTGTAGGGCTCTGCGCCCTTCTATTGGGAGGTCTCTTCATAGTGCAAACGTGGAAGCGCAAGGCAGACCAACCATGA
- a CDS encoding PIN/TRAM domain-containing protein has protein sequence MSIRKFLTILFAAVFGVTGFWVGLLIHSAVAHATAGSRLSSLLQLIKDVSDSFPIYPQVLMVCLGALGVCFGVILGPKAARALENAGDALERMPARDKVAIGLGSIVGLFISLVFAPFLLRVPYGIGIFLLIPVTVASFYLGIRGALGMKDEFAFLRPAPEIETDAGPGPNVKILDTNVIIDGRIADICRTGFLEGTLYVPGFVLEELQHIADSSDDLKRARGRRGLDILNSMQKDLPLVVRSWDKLLDRASQHEPVDTRLVKLAKALDATIVTNDFNLNKVAALQGVPVLNVNELANAIKPVVLPGEKMRVCIVKEGKEPDQGVAYLDDGTMIVVEDGRNSIGSTVDVIVTSIWQTAAGKMIFARIQTSEDNENGDSGESTPSTQSSHSTGYTARRGDNTGRRTSKKVFER, from the coding sequence ATGTCTATACGTAAGTTTTTAACGATACTCTTTGCTGCAGTGTTTGGTGTTACCGGCTTTTGGGTGGGACTACTCATTCATAGTGCGGTAGCGCATGCCACGGCAGGGTCGAGGCTTTCGTCTCTGTTGCAGCTTATTAAAGATGTATCCGATAGCTTCCCCATCTATCCTCAAGTGTTGATGGTATGTTTAGGAGCTCTTGGGGTGTGTTTTGGGGTTATCCTGGGCCCTAAAGCGGCTAGAGCGTTGGAAAACGCGGGAGACGCGCTTGAGCGGATGCCTGCTCGAGATAAGGTGGCCATCGGTTTGGGCTCTATTGTGGGGTTGTTTATCTCTTTGGTTTTTGCGCCCTTTCTGTTGCGTGTGCCCTATGGCATCGGAATTTTTCTGCTCATTCCGGTGACGGTGGCCTCGTTCTATCTGGGCATTCGAGGAGCGCTTGGAATGAAGGATGAGTTTGCCTTTTTACGCCCCGCTCCGGAGATAGAGACCGATGCAGGCCCTGGGCCTAACGTGAAGATTTTGGATACGAATGTGATTATAGACGGGCGGATTGCCGACATCTGTCGAACGGGGTTTTTGGAGGGCACGCTCTACGTGCCTGGATTTGTGCTGGAAGAGCTGCAGCATATCGCCGATTCAAGCGATGATTTGAAGCGTGCCCGCGGACGCCGGGGGCTTGACATTCTTAACAGTATGCAGAAGGATTTGCCGCTTGTCGTGCGTTCGTGGGACAAGCTGCTCGACCGCGCCTCTCAACATGAACCTGTGGATACGCGCCTTGTGAAGTTGGCCAAGGCTCTCGATGCGACCATCGTCACCAACGATTTCAACCTCAACAAGGTTGCTGCTTTGCAGGGAGTGCCTGTTCTGAACGTCAACGAGCTAGCCAACGCCATCAAGCCGGTTGTGTTGCCGGGTGAGAAGATGCGGGTGTGCATTGTGAAAGAGGGGAAGGAGCCGGATCAGGGCGTGGCCTACCTTGATGATGGCACGATGATCGTGGTGGAAGATGGGCGTAACAGCATCGGTTCCACAGTAGATGTCATTGTAACAAGCATTTGGCAGACGGCTGCCGGTAAAATGATCTTCGCACGCATACAGACATCAGAGGACAATGAGAATGGAGATTCCGGAGAATCCACACCATCAACCCAATCGTCCCATTCTACCGGATACACAGCACGTCGGGGTGATAATACCGGCCGCCGGACAAGCAAGAAGGTTTTTGAGCGGTAG
- the ispD gene encoding 2-C-methyl-D-erythritol 4-phosphate cytidylyltransferase: protein MEIPENPHHQPNRPILPDTQHVGVIIPAAGQARRFLSGSNKIWAELAGRSLLQHVLAVFEAHPRIGAIVVVAGAAEREAVEEVVKDYRKVLRVVAGGATRAESVYHGLEALPETCEYVLVHDAARPLLSFALIERVLEATVRFGAAVPGLPLADTVKRVDEEGFVRATVPRTVQTAEGTIGGLTAVQTPQAARVELLRRAYARWASQDGEPTDEASLIEALGEPVAVVEGDFFNIKITRPEDLPRAEQFYTLLHPQSEKETMPEPHKKEADWCYRTGFGYDVHAFAEPLSGRKLVLGGVEIPYSRGLDGHSDADVLLHAICDALLGAASLGDIGILFPNTDPAYRNISSLKLLKAVRERLEEVGWQIENVDATVIAEAPKLKPYRERIQQTIADCLKVASERISVKATTNERMGFIGREEGIACSAVATIRRSLS, encoded by the coding sequence ATGGAGATTCCGGAGAATCCACACCATCAACCCAATCGTCCCATTCTACCGGATACACAGCACGTCGGGGTGATAATACCGGCCGCCGGACAAGCAAGAAGGTTTTTGAGCGGTAGCAACAAGATTTGGGCGGAGCTTGCAGGGCGTTCCTTGCTACAGCATGTACTAGCCGTCTTCGAGGCGCATCCAAGGATAGGTGCCATCGTTGTTGTCGCGGGTGCTGCAGAGCGAGAGGCGGTTGAAGAAGTTGTTAAAGACTATAGGAAAGTTCTCCGTGTGGTGGCCGGGGGAGCGACTCGAGCCGAGTCGGTATATCACGGGCTTGAGGCGCTCCCCGAAACCTGTGAGTATGTGCTGGTGCACGATGCCGCTCGTCCTTTGCTCTCTTTTGCCCTCATCGAAAGGGTTTTGGAGGCTACCGTTCGTTTCGGGGCTGCGGTGCCTGGGCTTCCTCTTGCCGACACCGTAAAAAGGGTAGATGAAGAGGGATTTGTGCGGGCAACGGTGCCACGAACGGTGCAGACGGCGGAGGGTACGATTGGTGGATTAACAGCTGTGCAGACACCGCAGGCCGCACGTGTAGAGCTTTTGCGGCGCGCCTATGCCCGTTGGGCTTCTCAAGATGGGGAGCCTACCGATGAGGCCTCACTCATTGAGGCTTTAGGCGAGCCGGTAGCCGTTGTAGAGGGTGATTTTTTCAATATCAAGATCACGCGTCCAGAGGACCTGCCGCGGGCCGAGCAGTTCTATACGCTGCTACATCCTCAATCGGAGAAGGAGACAATGCCCGAACCGCACAAGAAAGAGGCGGATTGGTGTTACCGAACCGGTTTTGGATACGATGTGCACGCGTTCGCAGAGCCTCTATCGGGCCGAAAGCTTGTGCTTGGCGGGGTGGAGATACCCTACTCGCGTGGACTTGATGGGCATTCGGACGCCGATGTGTTACTGCACGCTATTTGTGATGCGCTGCTCGGCGCGGCCTCGTTGGGAGATATCGGCATTCTTTTCCCCAATACCGATCCGGCCTATCGGAATATCTCGAGTCTGAAGCTGCTGAAAGCCGTGCGGGAGCGACTGGAGGAGGTCGGATGGCAGATCGAAAACGTGGATGCCACTGTTATTGCGGAGGCACCGAAGCTTAAACCTTATCGCGAGCGCATTCAACAGACGATTGCGGATTGCTTAAAGGTCGCCTCGGAACGCATTAGTGTGAAGGCGACCACAAACGAGCGAATGGGCTTCATCGGTCGTGAAGAGGGCATCGCCTGTTCGGCGGTGGCGACGATTCGGCGTAGTCTTTCTTGA